The Podospora bellae-mahoneyi strain CBS 112042 chromosome 7, whole genome shotgun sequence genome includes a window with the following:
- a CDS encoding hypothetical protein (EggNog:ENOG503NWVX; COG:O): MMSTSTSPGPAISLEAELTCSICTDLLHTPLTLLDCLHTFCAPCLKSWFSFQASSLLSRPGPPPPPDFAVYTCPSCRDRVRDTKHDARVATLLEMFERINPTCERIKSEEEKREMDGQYKRGEDIMPRLPFQDRTREEVERDEEERRLLERVQAVSLREATEGLGRRRGDSGERRRERRREREREVTHQSSLRSLISTEGVDARDIEREVEEFARQIQEEGLLDGLDLDNIDLENNDELSRRITEAYRRRHRERVRNNEGGMVRGSGTSARSHNTEGVRPRSRTATGVVTTTREGSRPASRHRVHSRAPSQSGNESDREPRGRYPPSTSFAGRLEVQEPGRSRRRTSSSGRSATVPLPPAQFPEPIRVGSRVQTDPVALGDAPAPLRPRLRGGTSSSPTSATVTTTTTTPSSRRDSPGERASPLREPIPLVPAGTMPIPLIPAGSIPTQQSPTELPAEVGPARRELARHDSPTLAPTSGPLSNDINSPPLASPRRSQPVWYKEPLIQCNHCSREHIQYDLHYNCNLCHEGNWNICLDCYRRGKGCLHFFGYGPNALQKWKRLGPDLPPPHTLVGSRYLPPSTLPGGAEGRRTLTAENPADRLQRGTFCSGCSAFTRNDLHWGCDTCNAADWGYCNTCVSKGKSCPHPLTPFTYMSKPSPQQSPFAPSSIAVANSTTRSKGVYHPSDPKQHCEQCTKPIPRNQVYYHCYSCPSQLPSATVGDCTNLCVTCYNHFLDMNHLPVENGPKGWRRCPKGHRMVMLAFSLSSPSPNETVYKRKIFKDLVGGRRLRIESIPKNSSYQTWSWKIDPNSSSSSSTRKARLVGVDMVTSTKGVNPRSVADLKPEQLSELVHDEHDFPPDGGTDPKAVANWGWVPAEGVGDELFFPKGAEIGEVEDVNGEWFHGWYQGKGGLFPGPYVKVLGG; encoded by the exons ATGATGTCGACCTCAACCAGCCCAGGCCCGGCGATTTCCCTAGAGGCGGAACTCACCTGCTCC ATCTGcaccgacctcctccacacccCCCTAACCCTCCTGGACTGCCTGCACACCTTCTGCGCCCCCTGCCTGAAGTCCTGGTTCTCCTTccaagcctcctccctcctctcccgccccggtccccctcccccgcccgaTTTCGCCGTGTACACTTGTCCGAGTTGTCGGGATAGGGTAAGGGACACGAAACATGATGCTAGGGTGGCGACACTACTAGAAATGTTTGAAAGGATCAATCCTACTTGTGAGAGGAtcaagagcgaggaggagaagagggagatggatgggcagTATAAACGGGGAGAAGACATAATGCCGCGACTGCCGTTTCAGGAtaggacgagggaggaggtggaacgggatgaggaggagaggaggttgttggaacGGGTGCAGGCTGTTAGTTTGAGGGAGGCgacggaggggttggggcggaggaggggggatagtGGTGAGcgaaggagggaaaggaggagggagagggaacgGGAGGTTACTCACCAGAGCAGCCTCAGGAGTTTAATCAGTACTGAAGGGGTGGATGCGAGGGATATTGAacgggaggtggaggagtttgcgAGGCAGAttcaggaggaggggctgctggatgggttggatTTGGATAATATTGATTTGGAGAACAATGATGAACTCAGTCGGAGGATAACGGAGGCGTATAGACGGAGGCATAGGGAACGGGTGAGGAATAacgagggggggatggtgagggggagtgggactAGTGCGAGGAGTCATAATACTGAGGGGGTCAGGCCGAGGAGTAGGACGGCGACTGGTGTGGTTACGACGACGAGGGAGGGGTCACGGCCGGCGAGTAGGCATAGAGTTCACTCACGGGCGCCGAGTCAGAGTGGGAATGAGAGTGACAGGGAGCCTAGGGGGAGGTATCCACCGAGTACCAGTTTTGCTGGGAGATTGGAGGTGCAGGAACCGGGGAGGAGTAGGAGACGGACGTCGAGTAGTGGGAGGAGCGCCACGGTTCCGTTGCCGCCGGCGCAGTTTCCTGAGCCGATTAGGGTGGGGAGTAGGGTGCAGACTGATCcggtggctttgggggaTGCGCCTGCTCCGTtgaggccgaggttgagaGGAGGGACTTCGAGCTCGCCTACTTCTGCTAcggtgacgacgacgaccacgacgcCTTCGTCTCGGAGGGATTCGCCGGGAGAGAGGGCTTCTCCGCTGAGGGAGCCGATACCGCTTGTACCTGCGGGAACGATGCCGATACCTTTGATACCAGCTGGATCTATACCAACACAGCAATCACCGACGGAGTTGCCGGCCGAAGTTGGTCCGGCTAGGAGGGAACTTGCTCGACATGACTCTCCTACTCTTGCGCCGACGTCAGGGCCGCTGAGCAATGATATCAACTCTCCGCCATTAGCGTCCCCACGACGATCCCAGCCAGTGTGGTATAAAGAGCCCCTGATCCAATGCAACCACTGCTCCAGGGAACACATCCAATACGATCTCCACTACAACTGCAATCTCTGCCACGAAGGCAACTGGAATATTTGTCTCGACTGCTACCGCCGCGGCAAGGGATGTCTACACTTCTTTGGGTACGGCCCAAACGCCCTCCAGAAGTGGAAACGACTTGGCCCAGACCTCCCACCGCCGCACACACTGGTTGGGAGTCgatacctccccccctctaCCCTTccgggaggagcagaaggtCGCCGGACGTTAACAGCTGAAAACCCAGCCGATCGGTTACAACGAGGCACCTTCTGCTCAGGGTGCTCAGCCTTTACGCGCAACGACCTCCACTGGGGATGTGACACCTGCAACGCTGCGGACTGGGGGTACTGCAACACCTGCGTCAGCAAAGGCAAATCCTGCCcacaccccctcacccccttcacctACATGTCTaaaccctcccctcaacaaTCCCCCTTTGCCCCATCATCAATAGCCGTCGCAAACAGCACCACCCGCAGCAAAGGGGTCTACCACCCGTCCGACCCAAAACAGCACTGCGAGCAATGCACCAAGCCCATACCTCGCAACCAAGTTTATTATCACTGCTACTCCTGCCCTTCCCAACTCCCTTCTGCCACTGTTGGGGATTGTACAAATCTCTGCGTGACGTGTTACAACCACTTCCTCGACATGAACCACCTCCCCGTGGAGAACGGCCCAAAGGGATGGCGCCGCTGTCCAAAGGGGCACAGGATGGTCATGTTGGCTTTTTCGCTTTCTTCCCCCAGCCCGAACGAGACGGTTTACAAGAGAAAAATATTCAAGGACCTTGTCGGCGGGCGACGGTTACGTATCGAATCTATTCCAAAAAACTCATCATATCAAACATGGAGTTGGAAAATcgaccccaacagcagcagcagcagcagcacgaGAAAAGCGAGGTTGGTCGGGGTGGACATGGTTACGTCAACAAAGGGGGTAAACCCCAGGAGTGTTGCCGATCTAAAACCAGAGCAACTCTCCGAACTTGTCCATGACGAACACGATTTCCCTCCCGATGGGGGGACAGACCCAAAAGCAGTGGCGAACTGGGGTTGGGTTCCGGCCGAGGGGGTAGGTGATGAGTTGTTTTTCCCTAAAGGGGCagagattggggaggtggaggatgtgaaTGGGGAGTGGTTTCACGGGTGGTAtcaagggaagggggggctGTTTCCTGGGCCGTATGTAAAGGTTCTTGGGGGGTGA
- the ATG15 gene encoding putative lipase atg15 (COG:G; EggNog:ENOG503NWX1), translating into MMWWRRKEAGAQCTSKGRVTAQLLLSFLALSGTTIATASRNHQGNAQQVLPIPIDISPIPGLSPEAPQPAEHTFTLRHVFHHGTHKHPGLHRKQDVDVTKANVFLAAEDGYGRERIGPLRAQSDAVTIQRLVDRRPAVVDPLVAQSRQQGFVSVLAPSAWTMDEVPGPNITDKQTVLTMAYMAADAYVEHEGEADWEEVGRPFNRSADFGWQGDGLRGHIFADQTNSTVVIGLKGTSLAVFDGDGTTTNDKENDNLFFSCCCAQQGPWTWRQVCSCATSTYTCNTTCVAQALREENRYYQAGRELYANVTELYPNANIWLTGHSLGGAVSSFLGLTYGVPTVTFQAVPEALPASRLGLPVPPGADPEAPQARRYTGAFHFGHTADPIYIGTCNGATASCSYGGYALETACHTGMECVYDTVADKGWRVGIGTHKIRSVIHDVILKYDEAAKCKFTPECRDCGNWKMYESNGTETTTTSTSATSTEKTRTRTETCKTPGWWGCLDETTTITTGTIITTTVTTTATTTTCLTPSRGWFGCKDKTTLTTTITSTTPTPTPTPTTSCATPGRFWGCYDDITTIGTSSTTTTEQSTITPPPTMPSTTPAPTVTETAGCRSRAWYGMCKEYEGEPSVKNDEM; encoded by the exons atgatgtggtggaggaggaaggaggcagGTGCCCAGTGCACATCGAAAGGACGGGTCACCGCCCAGCTATTGTtgtccttcctcgccctctccggGACCACCATCGCGACAGCGTCCAGAAATCACCAGGGAAATGCGCAACAGGTGCTACCTATACCAATAGACATCTCTCCGATTCCAGGTCTATCACCAGAAGCCCCGCAGCCTGCCGAACACACCTTT ACCCTGCGCCACGTCTTCCACCATGGTACTCACAAGCACCCCGGCCTTCACCGAAAACAGGATGTCGATGTGACAAAAGCGAACGTCTTTTTGGCCGCCGAAGATGGATACGGCCGCGAGCGCATTGGCCCGCTCCGAGCGCAGAGTGACGCGGTGACGATACAGCGGTTGGTCGACCGCAGACCCGCCGTGGTAGACCCCCTCGTGGCTCAATCAAGACAACAGGGTTTTGTTTCGGTTCTTGCCCCATCGGCGTGGACCATGGACGAGGTTCCAGGGCCCAATATTACCGATAAGCAGACAGTCCTGACGATGGCATACATGGCAGCCGACGCCTACGTGGAGCacgagggagaggccgattgggaagaggttggaaggCCGTTCAACAGAAGTGCCGACTTTGGTTGGCAGGGCGATGGATTGCGTGGACATATCTTTGCGGATCAGACCAACTCGACGGTAGTGATTGGCTTGAAGGGCACCTCACTTGCCGTCTTTGACGGTGATGGCACGACGACCAACGATAAAGAAAACGATAACCTCTTTTTcagttgctgctgcgctCAGCAAGGACCCTGGACATGGCGGCAGGTTTGCTCTTGCGCGACGTCGACCTATACTTGCAACACGACGTGCGTTGCTCAGGCATTGCGGGAGGAGAACCGCTACTACCAGGCGGGCCGTGAGCTCTATGCCAATGTTACGGAGCTCTATCCCAATGCCAACATCTGGTTGACTGGCCACTCTCTCGGAGGTGCTGTCAGCTCTTTCCTCGGCCTTACGTATGGCGTTCCGACCGTGACCTTCCAGGCCGTTCCGGAAGCCTTGCCGGCCAGCAGACTGGGCTTGCCCGTGCCTCCTGGTGCTGACCCGGAAGCACCGCAAGCTAGGCGGTACACGGGCGCCTTTCACTTTGGACACACCGCCGACCCGATCTACATTGGTACCTGCAACGGAGCCACTGCTTCTTGCTCGTACGGCGGTTATGCTCTAGAAACAGCCTGTCACACAGGCATGGAGTGTGTGTACGATACGGTGGCTGACAAGGGGTGGCGCGTCGGAATTGGTACGCACAAGATTCGATCCGTCATTCACGATGTCATCCTCAAGTATGATGAAGCGGCCAAGTGCAAGTTTACGCCAGAGTGCAGAGACTGTGGCAATTGGAAGATGTACGAGAGCAACGGCACAGAGACTACGACGACGTCGACATCGGCCACGTCCACCGAAAAGACAAGGACCCGAACTGAGACTTGCAAGACGCCAGGATGGTGGGGCTGCCTGGatgagaccaccaccatcaccacggGCACAATCATTACTACTACTGTTACGACAACGGCAACGACCACCACGTGCCTGACTCC ATCTAGGGGATGGTTTGGTTGCAAGGATAAGACAACCTTGACAACGACAATCACTTCAACAACTCCCAcgcccactcccactcccaccacctcatgCGCCACCCCAGGCCGATTCTGGGGATGCTATGACGATATCACAACAATAGGTACAAGCTCCACGACAACTACCGAGCAGTCCACTAttacccctccaccaaccatGCCCAGCACGACGCCTGCTCCAACAGTAACAGAAACAGCCGGCTGCCGTTCTAGGGCATGGTATGGAATGTGCAAAGAGTACGAGGGGGAGCCATCCGTCAAGAACGACGAGATGTAA
- a CDS encoding hypothetical protein (COG:G; EggNog:ENOG503NZRH), with amino-acid sequence MRNRQIGVLGAFLFLMFCVYSLSRSPGGLPRPRSPQKEPEDKPPEPPRIAIPITWTDDSNTKDTKPAPAPEGSHPIWYLTNQAEKEFEAVKGRQSKTLGEAVGEYKRRYGIPPPPNFDKWWDFATERGVVLVDEFDTVMELVTPFWGLKPATTRRRAREVIGFDDSLMGVQIRKGNVTSVFKARTAEWHQRGVLGMLEKFVGWLPDMDLAFNVNDESRVVVPFEDLERLVKVGLGVNMAKLKREKEPRNGWTDVGKVEGLDYEGRFDEGKLTRFNTFAHQPTWTHSRISCPPGSPARILEEGEQFDDRGRYSMGELGFVTNWTAMADICLTPSLQSTFGFFDRPNAYSVVHDLVPVFSPSKISSYQDLIFPSPWYYSGKVPYDPKKDPDWEEKMNRLYWRGSTTGGFSRNGGWRRQHRQRVVKKFNAVDKANVLTNVGSSTSPNWTVASVPRGDYKSLLDVYFSHIGQCDPGDCAAQKEFFEIKEYAKQEDALKYKHVLDMDGNAFSGRFHAFLKSKSLVFKFAIFKEWHYEWLRPWAHYVPMSLKGEEWLELVRYFGEEGEGKREGERVAMQGREWAGKVLREEDMEVWFFRLLLEYGRVVDDDRERIGFDM; translated from the exons ATGCGCAACAGGCAGATTGGCGTCCTGGGGGCGTTTCTGTTCTTGATGTTTTGTGTTTACTCTCTGTCAAGAAGCCCAGGGGGTTTACCCCGGCCCCGTTCACCGCAAAAGGAACCGGAGGACAAGCCGCCTGAACCACCCAGGATAGCAATCCCCATCACCTGGACCGACGACTCCAACACAAAAGACACCAAACCCGCCCCTGCCCCAGAGGGGTCGCATCCGATATGGTACCTGACCAACCAAGCAGAGAAGGAGTTTGAAGCTGTGAAAGGGAGGCAGAGCAAAACTTTGGGAGAAGCGGTGGGGGAGTATAAACGCCGGTACGGGATACCGCCCCCCCCAAACTTTGACAAGTGGTGGGATTTTGCAacggagaggggggtggtgctggttgatgAGTTTGATACCGTCATGGAGTTAGTCACGCCGTTCTGGGGGCTGAAgccggcgacgacgaggaggagggcgagggaggtgatcGGGTTTGATGATTCGCTTATGGGGGTGCAGATCAGGAAGGGGAATGTCACTAGTGTTTTCAAGGCTAGGACGGCGGAGTGGCATCAGAGGGGTGTGTTGGGGATGCTGGAGAAGTTTGTGGGTTGGTTGCCGGATATGGACTTGGCGTTTAATGTCAATGATGAGAGTAGGGTTGTGGTGCCGTTTGAGGATCTGGAGAGGCTGGTgaaggtggggttgggggttaaCATGGCGAAACTAAAGCGGGAAAAGGAGCCGAGGAATGGGTGGACTGATGTGGGAAAAGTGGAAGGGTTGGACTACGAGGGACGGTTTGATGAGGGGAAGCTGACAAGGTTTAACACTTTTGCTCATCAGCCTACTTGGACGCACTCGAGGATCTCGTGCCCGCCTGGGAGCCCGGCGAGGAtattggaggagggggagcagtTTGATGATCGGGGGAGGTACTCgatgggggagctggggttTGTGACGAACTGGACTGCGATGGCGGATATATGTCTTACGCCTTCGCTCCAGTCGACGTTTGGGTTTTTTGACAGGCCGAACGCGTATTCTGTCGTTCATGATCTTGTTCCAGTTTTTTCGCCGAGTAAGATTTCGAGTTATCAGGATCTGATCTTTCCTTCTCCGTGGTATTACTCGGGGAAAGTCCCGTACGACCCGAAGAAGGATCCGGACTGGGAAGAGAAGATGAACCGGTTGTACTGGCGTGGCTCGACGACGGGGGGTTTCTCGCGCAATGGAggctggaggaggcagcACAGgcagagggtggtgaagaagttcAATGCGGTGGACAAGGCTAATGTTCTTACCAATGTGGGCAGTTCTACCTCGCCTAACTGGACGGTTGCTTCTGTTCCCCGGGGGGACTACAAGTCTTTGTTGGATGTTTATTTCAGCCACATTGGGCAGTGCGACCCGGGCGATTGTGCCGCGCAGAAAGAATTCTTTGAGATTAAAGAGTATGCCAAGCAGGAAGACGCGCTCAAGTACAAGCATGTGCTTGACATGGATGGGAATGCCTTTTCAGGGAGATTTCACGCGTTTTTGAAGAGCAAGAGCTTGGTTTTCAAGTTTGCCATCTTCAAGGAGTGGCATTATGAGTGGTTGAGGCCGTGGGCGCACTATGTGCCCATGAGCctcaagggggaggagtggctggagctggtgaggtatttcggggaggagggggagggaaaacgagagggggagagggtggcgatgcaggggagggagtgggcgGGCAAggttttgagggaggaggacatggaggtttggttttttaggttgttgttgga gtatgggagggtggtggatgatgataggGAGAGGATCGGGTTTGATATGTGA
- a CDS encoding hypothetical protein (BUSCO:EOG09264331; COG:K; EggNog:ENOG503NWA0): MSRPEKYSQDYIARIRYSNALPPPPIPPKLLNIPSVGLASGQYTNPNFASHLARIQPLNIEADGELGMPLDLVGMPGVFDGDESSIQAPSEPPPIHPHDRALLRPLGSLGKPKSQNQGVSFLRRTEYISNTPTTVSRPKADPFLRPSAGNAAPKRPIKRKVSPEPDRGTPAWIKRRIEKSFEAAAVGLADRTKVKHPSKRTNCTIVESFPLLPDLEAFPDSGAYVTVKFQTNPVTATDKYDTRMLSGILKPITRSQAEDEAYQQAYEAWARDPDHTPKPLQMMNYDFYLPQDGKTGERFREKFDVDNPDKEKESLYTATDGEGRGVFKFPRVRAYETATEKEMDHHTKYAEEVILAYRNDETGSKGRRDDSAQKGVYYYPVMQRTTIRNQRTKNIARTIGVLPQGEEEEARVGELEVTVGEPSEELRQELERFKSMPVGYFGGEDEEEEEEEQDGGREQERRGSVGSEEGYGGERREMSGGEEDAEGDED; encoded by the exons ATGTCGCGACCAGAAAAGTACTCGCAGGATTACATTGCGAGAATCCGATACTCCAAtgccctccctccacctcccatccccccgAAGCTGCTGAACATCCCCAGCGTTGGTCTAGCTAGCGGCCAatacaccaaccccaacttcGCATCCCATCTCGCCCGCATTCAGCCATTGAACATCGAGGCCGATGGCGAACTCGGAATGCCGCTCGATCTGGTGGGGATGCCGGGTGTttttgatggcgatgagagCT CAATCCAAGCCCCCTCCGAACCTCCCCCGATCCATCCCCACGATAGagccctcctccgtcccctCGGCAGCCTAGGCAAGCCCAAGTCCCAGAACCAGGGCGTGTCCTTCCTCCGCCGGACGGAATACATCTCCAAcactcccaccaccgtctcccgCCCCAAAGCCGACCCCTTCCTTCGACCCTCGGCCGGCAACGCCGCTCCCAAGCGCCCCATCAAGCGCAAGGTCTCCCCAGAGCCAGACAGGGGAACACCAGCCTGGATCAAGCGGCGCATCGAGAAATCATTCGAAGCCGCGGCCGTCGGCCTGGCGGACAGGACCAAAGTCAAGCACCCCTCCAAACGCACCAACTGCACCATTGTCGAGTCGTTCCCCCTCCTGCCCGACCTGGAAGCCTTTCCCGACTCTGGCGCCTACGTCACGGTCAAGTTCCAGACCAACCCCGTCACTGCAACGGACAAGTACGACACCCGCATGCTGTCTGGTATCCTCAAGCCCATCACCCGCTCCcaggccgaggacgaggcctACCAGCAGGCGTATGAGGCTTGGGCTCGCGATCCGGATCACACCCCCAAGCCGTTGCAGATGATGAACTACGACTTTTACCTACCACAGGATGGCAAGACGGGGGAGAGATTCCGGGAGAAATTCGATGTGGACAACCCGGATAAGGAGAAGGAGTCGTTGTATACCGCTACTGATGGCGAGGGTAGGGGTGTTTTCAAGTTTCCGAGGGTCAGGGCGTATGAGACGGCTACGGAAAAGGAGATGGATCACCATACGAAGTATGCGGAGGAGGTTATCCTTGCGTATCGGAATGATGAGACGGGGAGCAAGGGACGGAGGGATGATAGTGCGCAGAAGGGGGTTTATTACTACCCTGTCATGCAGAGGACCACGATTCGGAACCAGAGGACGAAGAATATTGCGAGGACGATTGGGGTTCTGCCgcagggtgaggaggaggaggcgagggtgggggagctggaggttACGGTTGGGGAGCCGAGTGAGGAGTTGAGgcaggagttggagaggttTAAGAGCATGCCTGTTGGGTactttgggggggaggatgaggaggaggaagaggaggaacaagatgggggaagggagcaggagaggagggggagtgtggggagtgaggaggggtatggtggggagaggagagagatgtctgggggggaggaggatgctgagggggatgaggattgA
- a CDS encoding hypothetical protein (COG:I; EggNog:ENOG503NTZK) encodes MHPTARLAVRSSGFRAAAGTARLSRFQPSTLPRVIVRFSSSGSNPQYEFIQVTEPRPGVGQITLNRPKALNALSTPLITELNTALLTFQSTPSIRAILLTGSQKAFAAGADIKEMAPLTFSSAYLNSFIESWSNLTTTLKKPLIAAVSGHALGGGCELALMADIIYCTKTANFGQPEIKLGTIPGAGGSQRLTRAVGKAKAMELILTGKSFSGEEAEQWGVAARAFGSYEELMEESLKTAETIAGYSKVAVQAAKEVVNKSQELGLRDGVEFERRVFHALFGSEDQKEGMGAFGEKRKAQWKDQ; translated from the exons ATGCACCCCACCGCCCGCCTCGCCGTTCGCAGCAGCGGCTTCCGTGCTGCTGCCGGAACAGCTCGTCTCTCCCGCTTCCAGccatccaccctcccccgtGTCATCGTCcgcttttcttcctctggaTCAAACCCCCAGTATGAGTTCATCCAGGTGACTGAGCCCCGTCCGGGCGTCGGGCAGA TCACCCTCAACCGCCCCAAAGCGCTCaacgccctctccacccccctcataACCGAGCTcaacaccgccctcctcaccttccaatcaaccccctccatccgCGCAATCCTCCTAACCGGGTCCCAGAAAGCCTtcgccgccggcgccgacaTCAAGGAAATGGCACCCTTAACCTTCAGCTCGGCCTACCTCAACTCCTTCATCGAATCCTGgtccaacctcaccaccaccctcaaaaaacccctcatcgccgccgTCTCCGGCCATGCacttgggggagggtgtgagTTAGCCCTCATGGCGGACATAATCTACTGCACCAAAACCGCCAATTTCGGGCAGCCGGAAATCAAACTTGGAACCATCCCCGGAGCGGGCGGGTCGCAgaggttgacgagggcggtgggCAAGGCAAAGGCTATGGAGCTGATATTGACGGGGAAGAGTTtctctggggaggaggcggaacAGTGGGGGGTTGCTGCGAGGGCGTTTGGGAGTTATGAGgagttgatggaggagagtCTCAAGACTGCGGAGACGATTGCGGGGTACAGCAAGGTTGCGGTGCAGGCGGccaaggaggtggtgaataAGAGCcaggagttggggttgagggatgGGGTCGAGTTTGAGAGACGGGTTTTTCACGCGTTGTTTGGGAGTGAGGATcagaaggaggggatgggggcttttggtgagaagaggaaggctcAGTGGAAGGATCAGTAG
- the RER1 gene encoding retention in endoplasmic reticulum protein 1 (COG:U; BUSCO:EOG09265ANI; EggNog:ENOG503NZFK) → MWQVLGQKFPLVGRPPKLAGSFVWLNRLICHVSSYLRTRNQPLPPFCCCCACSAVHQPVITLCLYFSFTTPTTTTILFFDGRIIHKMDAVEEPMSAFGAVTAQTNKLSRQYQALLDQSTPHTLYRWVGTGVLLVFFFARVFFAQGWYIVAYALGIYLLNLFLAFLQPKFDPSNEALDNDMEDGSLGSLPTKQDEEFRPFIRRLPEFKFWHAATRAISISFVCTWFEVFNVPVFWPVLVMYWIMLFVLTMRKQIQHMIKYRYVPFTVGKARYTKNSS, encoded by the exons ATGTGGCAGGTTCTTGGTCAAAAATTTCCACTTGTGGGTAGGCCCCCTAAACTTGCGGGAAGTTTTGTGTGGCTAAACCGATTAATCTGTCACGTATCCTCCTATCTGAGAACGCGCAATCAGCCACTGCCACctttctgctgctgctgcgcttGTTCTGCTGTCCACCAGCCTGTGATAACTTTGTGTCTTTACTTCAGCTTCACAACGCCAACGACCACGACGATCCTATTTTTCGACGGGAGAATTATACACAAGATGGACGCTGTCGAGGAACCAATGTCGGCCTTCGGCGCCGTGACTGCGCAAACGAACAAGTTGTCGAGG CAATACCAAGCGCTCCTCGACCAGTCGACTCCCCACACTCTCTACCGATGGGTCGGCACCGGCGTGCTGctcgtctttttctttgcgCGCGTCTTCTTTGCGCAAGGCTGGTATATCG TGGCATACGCCCTCGGCAtctacctcctcaacctcttcctcgccttcctccagCCCAAATTCGACCCCTCCAACGAGGCCCTCGACAATGACATGGAAGACGGCAGCCTCGGTTCTCTCCCTACCAAGCAGGACGAGGAGTTCCGCCCCTTCATCCGCCGCCTGCCCGAGTTCAAGTTCTGGCACGCCGCCACCCGCGCCATTTCCATCTCGTTTGTGTGCACCTGGTTCGAGGTGTTTAATGTGCCCGTGTTTTGGCCTGTGTTGGTGATGTACTGGATTATGCTTTTTGTTTTGACCA TGCGCAAGCAAATCCAGCACATGATCAAGTACCGCTACGTGCCATTTACCGTTGGCAAGGCGCGCTACACCAAGAACAGCTCATAA